Part of the Cryptosporangium phraense genome is shown below.
AGACGTCGAACGCGGCGGTCGGCAGCCAGGTCGGGTCGGCGTCCGGGGTCCGGGCCAGCAGCCCGGCCTCGTACGCGACCTCGAGCAGCAGCGCGGCGGTCGGCTCGTCGACGGCGGCCGCCCGGGCGAGCCGACGCAGCTCCCGGACGCCCAGTCCGCCCGCTTTCAGCACCGGCGGCGGCTCGCTCGCGCACGCGTCCAACAAAGTCGTGGTCTGACGCAGGACCTCGAGCACCTGGCCCGACCCGGCCCCGTCGATCCGATCGGCCGGGACGGCCGCGGACGCGGCCGGCACCGGCGCAGAAGAGTGCAGCGGCCCCAGCGGCGAATCGCCGCGCAACGCGAGCCCGACCTCCCGCGGAAGCTCGACCGTGGAGGCGTCCAGCGGGACGAGGAGCCCGTGCACGAGCAGCCACCGGATCGGCGTGTCGGCGTCCGACGGGTCGGCCGGACGACGGACGTCGCGGATCGCGCCGATCGGGTTGCCGCCGGTCGCCAGCCGTTCGAGCACGGCGATCGCCTCGGGCGGGCAGGCGTCGAGCAGCGCCGAGAGCCGGACCGGATCCCCGAACGCCTCGGTGATCAGCGCCGTGGCCTCGGGCTGACGGGCCGACGGCAGGTGCAGCGCGGCCAGGATCGGGGCGACGTCCTCGGTGCGCTCGTCCTGGATCAGCTGCGCCACCGGACGCCCGAGCCCGACCGGATAGCGGGACGTGACCTCGTCGAGCATCGACGGGAGCCGCAGCGTGGTCTCCCCGTCGGGCCAGGCCAGGCCGAGCGTGATCAGGTGGTCGAGCGTCTTCCGGACCGTGAAGTCCGGAGCGCCGGACAGCAGATCGAGAGCTTCCTTCTGGTCCGCGCGGTGATCGGCGCCCGCGACCAGCCGAAGCGCATCGAGCACCTCCAGATGGAACCGGTCGAGGTGATCCAGCGCCCGGGCGATCGACATCCGAGAATGCGCACGTTGCGCCAATACGGAGAAGTCGGACGGAACCGGGACGGCGAGGTCCGGACGCGCGGCGAACAGCCGTTCCAGCTGTTCGTCGGTCAGCGCGCGATAGTGATCTGCCAAGCTCGCCGTACTCACCGAATAGACGCTAACCGGTTTCTGCCGACAACGGTCCGCATGCCGACACCCACGAGCGTGCTCTCGGTTGCACGTGCCACCCTTCGGCCCGTGGCGAACGAGACGGGATGGATGCTGTTGGCGGGCTGGCGCCGCTGGCGAGAGAGACGCCGGGCGAAGCGTCGGCGCCGGCGCGGCCACGGCGGGGACTCGGGCGACGGCTGGTGGGCGTGCGATCTGCCCGCCTGCGGCGGGCACGGCCATCACGGAGGCCGCGACGGCTGTGATGGGTGCGATGGCTGTGACGGGTGCGACGGCTGCGACTGCAACTTCAACCTGCTGAGCCTGGGGACGCTGCTCCTGCTGATCCCATTCCTACGGACGCAGCCGACGCTGAAGAGACAGAACACGATCCCAGGACGTGGCGGCGTCCTGTTGATCCGCGGCTACCAGCGGAAGATCAGCCGGCATCTCCCGACGAAATGCCGATACACGCCCTCGTGCAGCGAATACGGCGCCCAGGCCGTGTCGTGGTACGGCCTCGCCGACGGGTCGCGCCTGATCGCGGCCCGGATCAAACGGTGTACTAGGGCGGTCCCAATGGGTACTCCGGACCCGCTGCAATGACACACTGATTCCAGTCGTCAGTGCACCGAGGAGGAACGATGGCGTCCGACGCCCGTCAGGCCAAGCCCAGCAAGAGCGCCGTGGTGAAAGACGGTCACCTGGCGGTCAGTGAGTTCCTCGGCGAGCACCAGGGGCCGTCCAGCCCGTTCGGCGACATCCCGCTGCCGCTGCCGAACGACCAGATCGACTACGTGCACCCGGGCTCCGAAGACGCCCCGGCCCACTAACGACCGAGAGACTTCTCCACGTTCTGCCAGATCGGGCACGGCCACGGGACGCGTGCCCAGGTGCCGGAGCACTCCGGGCAGAACGGTGATCCGTCGCGCGGTTCGTGCAGGCGGAGGAACTCCGACAGGGCCAGCGAGAGATCGCTGAGGTCGTCGCGCGCGTAGGCCAGCAGCGTCAGGTCGTCGGCCTCGCGGGCCAGCGCGCGGGCCTCGCGCAGGCGCTGCCAGACCGCGTAGTGCCGACTGAGCCGCTCGGCGTCCTGTCCGATCACGGGTGCCTCCTCGAAGCCTGGGCGGTTCCGGTCCCCGGGCGAACGGCGCCGCCGCAGCGGTGGTGCCGGGTCTCGCTGTTCCGGTTCTGCCGTCCCGGGTAGGGGCGGTGACCCCCGTGCCGTTCGGCCTCGGCGCTGAACGAGCCGCTCTCGTCCCAGAAGTAGACGGTCGCGTACTCCAGGTAGTCGGCCGGGCGGATGTCCATCGATCCTCCAGTGCGTGCGAAGGCCCCCCGCAACTACCCGTGGCCGGGAGTTGCAGTGGAACTGTCGCGCACGTTCGCGCCCGAATGTGATTACCGGTCGGATATTCGCGATACCTGTGGGTATCCGGTGCTGGAGGCCGGGCGCTTCGGGGTGGTGTTGCCCCCGAGGGCTTGTGTGGACCTCTTTCGAGATGTTGTGCGAGCTATGCTACATTTTCCGGCATATGCTCCGATTGTGGGGTAGGGTCGCTGGCTTTCAGGTCCATGACCTGCAAAAACTCCTCGGGTAGTGGCTGACGAATTGGGTCGTTGCTATTCGGGATGGCGACGTCGCAGGGTCTGCAACGGCGCGGACCTAGTAGGGGCGTGTGGCGTCGTATCGGAGGCGCGGCAGGCGGGCGAAGCTGACCGCCTCCCTGCCGCGCCTCCTCCAATCCCGCATTAATTAGCGTGGAACCATGCCCCTGACGCCTCCCGTGGTCGGTTTCGACCTGGACATGACCCTGATCGACAGTCGCCCAGGTATCGGCGCGGTCTACGACGCGCTGGCCGCCGAGACCGGCGTCGCGATCGACACCGCGTTGGTCACGTCCCGGCTCGGACCGCCGCTGAGCGTCGAGCTCGCCAACTGGTTCCCGGCCGAGCGGGTGCCGGCGATGGTCGACCGGTACCGCGGGCTCTACGCGTCGCTCGCGATCGGTCCGTCGGCCGCGCTGCCCGGCGCGGTCTCCGCGCTCGAGGCCGTGCATTCGCACGGCGGCAGCACGGTCGTCGTCACCAGCAAGATCGCCCGCAGCGCCTGGCTGCACGTCGAACATCTCGGGCTCGCCGTCGACGACCTCGTCGGCGACGTCTACGCCGCCGCCAAGGGTCCCGCGCTCGCCGAGCGCGGCGCGGTGGTCTACGTCGGCGACCACACCGCGGACATCGCCGCGGCCCGGGCCGCGGGAACGGTGTCGGTCGCGGTCGCTACCGGTCCGTTCCCGGCCGACGCCTTGCGGCGCGCCGGGGCCGACGTCGTGCTGGACGACCTCCGGGCGTTCCCGACGTGGTTCGCGGACTTCAGTCGGCCTCGAGAGCCTCGCGGACCGCGCGGTTCGTAGCCGTGGCCCGACGGACCAGGCCGACCAGGATCAGCGCGAAGCCGAGCGGGCCGAGCATCGTGCCGACCGCGGCCAGCGCGGGCTGAGCGGACGAGCCGGCGAAGAACGGCAGGAAGACGACGCCCACGAACACCAGGCCCACCAGGAACGACGCCGACCCGACACGGATCAGCCAGCGGCCTGAATTGGCACTCGTCACGTGATGAGCCTAGGCCATTGGTTGCCGGGCTCCGGTGTCGCTAGCCTTGAGGCGGGGGCAGCGGGGGACCGCTGGCCCTTGTTTATCGGGCGATGGGGAAAACGGGGTCAGGACGTGCCGAGCGGCAAGGTGAAGTGGTTCGACCCGGAGCGCGGCTTTGGCTTCCTGGCCCGGGACGAGGGCGGCGACGTGTTCGTGCACAAGGGCGCGCTGCCGCCGGGCGTGACGGAGCTCAAGCCCGGCACCCGGGTCGAGTTCGGCGTGGCCGCCGGGCGCAAGGGCGACCAGGCGCTGTCGGTGCGGGTCGTCGATCCGTTGCCGTCGCTGGTGGCGCAGACCCGTCGTCCGGCCGACGAGTTACACGGGATGGTCGAGGACATGATCAAGGTTCTCGAAGCCCGCGTACAGCCCGACCTGCGCAACGGTCGCTACCCCGACCGCAAGTCGGCCCGCAAGATCGCCGAGTTGGTCCACGCCGTAGCCCGCGAATTAGAGGTCTAGCGCCAGGGCGGCGGGAGCTTCTGGGGGTTGGGGACGTCGGCGGCCGGTAGGCGGACGATCTGGATCTCGAGTTCCGGGCGCCGGCGCTGGATGTCCGTGAGGCCACGGAGCAGATCGTCGCGGGCGTCGGAGATCACGAACCGCACCGGTTTCGGGCTCACCTCGGCGACGTGCTCGACCGTCTTGATGCCCCGAGCCCCGTTCAGCCCGCCGACCGGCAGCGCCGCCTCGCCGCCCTGCCGCCGCAGCGCGGCCAGGAACAGCGACGGCGTGTACAGCCGGTACCCGGTGAGGATGATCGTCACCGTGCCGTCGTCGCCGTTCGGGAACGCCCGGTAGGTGTTCACGGTGCCCTTGCCGTCGTTCGGCCGCCAGAGCCGGGCGGCGTGGAACGTCCGCCCCCGGCTGGTGCCGGCCGCCGGCTCGGTCACGCCACCGCGCTCGGACGTCCGCGTGTGCAGCATCGAGTTCGGCACCAACAACCCGAACGCGAACGCGACGACGAGCCCGGACGCCCCGGCCGGCAGCGCGAACGTCACGAACCACCGGACCGGCGCGGCCCCGATCGGGAACCGCACCCGGGGCAGCAGCAGCGACACCGCGCCCAGGCCGACGAACGCGCACACCAGCACCGCGTGCAGCGACTTCTCGAAGTAGTACGAGACGCCGCCGGTGCGGTCCCACTGGTACAGCCCGATCGCCGCCACCATCAGCAGGCTGATCAGCAGCTGCGAACCCACCGAGCGCCAGACCGGGTTCCGTCGCCCGGCCCGCCGCAGCACGGTCCCCAGCAGCACGAGCACGCACAGCGCGACGAGCCACCGCCGGTCGATCTCCGGGATGCCGACGTCGGGCAGCAGCGCCCGCCCCGGCGACACCCCCGAGCGCAGCGAGATCACCGGCCAGGCCAGCACCAGTGGCGCCGCGACGACCGCGATCGCCAGGCTGCCCCACCGGAAGCGCCAGTAGAAACACGCCCAGGCCAGCACGACCGCGCAGGCGACCGGCGCGAAGAAGTAGTACGTGAAGCTGATCCCGACGACGCCCGCCGCGAGCAGCAGCGCCTGCTCCTTCGGTCCCCGCACCGGGCGGGCGGCCAGCGCGAACACCATGGCCAGCAGCGAGAGGCCCATCGCCTCGCTCGGGTACCCGCTGCCGAACAGCGAGACGAAGTAGCCGCCGCCGGTGCAGGCCGCGATCACCGAGACCGCGGCCACCAGCCGCCAGCCCCGCAGCGCCGGCCCGGCGACCCAGCGCACGCCCCAGACCAGCGCGAACGCCAGGATCCCGTACCCGACGAGGTTCCAGGCCAGGTAGTGGTCGAACGCCACCCAGCCGTCGCCCGGGTCGGTGGACGACCGGACGAAGTTGTCCATCAGCGCGCTGAACAGGTGTGAGGCCTGCGGGTAATCGACGACACCGGGGATGACCCGGCGGGTGATCTCGTCCCGGTGGAACGGCAGGTACCCGCCGACCGTGCGGATCGTGTCGAAGATCGTGAAGTGCCGGGCCAGATCCTCGGCGCCGACCAGCATGGCCAGCCGCTCGGTCGCGGGCTTGCCCCAGAACGACGACCAGAGGTAGAGCGCCGGGCCAACGCCTCCGGCCAGCACCAGAGCGTCGGCCCACGACGTGCGCAGCGGAAGAGACGGCCACCGCCTGCTCACCAGCCCGGCCGCGATCAGCGTGAAGAACCCGGCCCGGGCGACCGGCACCGGGTCGAGCCCCCACGGCCAGATCGAGAAGACCAGCCCGGCCACGCTCACCGCGCCCAGCAGCATCAGTAGCGCCAGCGCCAGCCGGTCGAGGATCGTCCGCCCGCCCCGGAGCAGGGACGCGATGCCCAGCAGCAACAGCACCGGCAGGACGGCGTCCGCGTGGAGCCGGTGCGTGAGGCCGGGCAGTACCCAGGCGACGACGACGAACGCCAGCAGAAGCACGCCGTGCCGGCGACGAGCCGGGAGCAGCGGTGGGGGCTCGGTGGCGGGGGCGGGGGCCGTCGCCGGGATGGTCTCCACTGCTACTCCGAGTCAGTCGGACGGGCTAGGCCTAGACAGAAGCAAGCCTCGGAATGGTGACACGTGGCACGAGCCCGGCTTCGGCGGCCCGCCCCAGAAGCGCGTCGACCGCCGCGTAACCGTCGTCGCCCAGGTCCCGGGTGAACTCGTTCACGTACAGCCCGATGTGCTGGTCGACGACGTCGTCCTCCATCTCCTGGGCGTGCGCGAGGACGTACTCCCGGCTGAGCGACGGATCGGCCCAGGCGGCCTCGACCGACGCGCGGACGAGCCGGGCGGCCTCGGCCGGGGTGATGCCCACCCGGGACGCCAGGTCTTTACGGGCCAGGATCGCGCCGAGCGGGATCGGCAGGCCGGTCGTCGACTCCCACCAGTCGCCGAGGTCCTTCGCCGAGTGCAGGCCGTAGCGCTGGTAGGTGAACCGGGCCTCGTGGATCACCAGGCCGGCGTCGATCTCGCCGGCCGCGACCGCGGGCATGATCTCGTGGAACGGCCGGACGACGACCTCGGCCGGCGGCTCGTCGGCCGACCAGAGCCGGAACAGCAGGTAGGCGGTGGTGCGGTCGCCCGGGACGGCCACGACCTTGCCGGCCACCGAGTCCGAACCCCGGGTGAGCACCAGCGGCCCGCACCCGCGGCCCAGCGCGCCACCGCAGGGCAGCAGCGTGTACTGGTCGAGCAGCCAGGGCAGCGCTGCGTACGACACCTTCACCAGGTCGTACTCACCGCGTTCGGCCGCGCCGTTGGTGACGTCGACGTCGGCGAAGTCCACCTCCACCGGCGGGGTGCCGGGGATCCGGCCGTGCACCATCGCGTCGAAGACGAACGTGTCGTTCGGGCAGGGGGAGAACGCCATCCGCATCGTCACGAGTCAACCGTAGCTCTCACCAGAGCGGCCACCGCGGTGCGCAGCGACTCGAACGCCAGCGGGATGTTCCAGGCGCTGCGGTCGCGGCGTCCGACCAGGTTGCTGATCGCCCGGAGCTCGGCCCAGGGCACCCCGGCGGCCTGGGCCGCCCAGGCGACCCCGTAGCCCTCCATGGCCTCGGCCACCGCGGACGGGTGCACCGACGCCAGCTCGGCGCCCCGGCGGTCGGTGCCGGTCATCGTCGAGAGCGTCAGGATCTCGCCGGTCAGCACCGGCAGGTCGAGCGCGTCGGTGACCCAGCGCCCGCCCGGCGAGGCCAGCACGTCACCGCCGGCCAGGCCCAGCCCGGCCAGGTCGAGGAAACCCTCGTCGGTGTCGGCGCCCAGGTCGGCCCAGCGGACGGTGTCGGCGACGACGATCGAGCCGATCGGCGCGCGTCCGGCGAAGCCGCCGGCCAGCCCGGTGGAGAGCACCAGGTCGTACGTCCCGGAGCCCAGCGCCATCGCGGTGCTCACCGCGGCCGCGACCGGCCCCACCCCGCCCACCAGCCCGTCGACGCCGAGGGCGTCCAGTTCGGCCTGGACGGCGGTCACCACCAGCAGGTTCATGCGACGTCGAGCACGAACCGCCAGAGGCCGCGGGCCTTCTCCGCGTTCTGTCCCGGGTGCAGCGCGAGCAGCTCGAGGACGTACGTCGTGCTGCCGGTCGCGTCGTTCGGGACCGTGAACCGGATGTACGAGGTGCCCTGGCGGACGAACGACACCGGCGCCAGGTTGCCGTCCGAGCTGGCCAGCGCGGCCGTCCAGCCGTCCTCACCGACGTTCGGCGGGACGTCGACCTCGACGCTGCCGCCCGGCTTCACGGTGATCGTCCCGGCGTTGGCCGGACCGGCCTTGCAGTCCGAGCTCGGCGAGGACGCGTTGAACGTGCCGTTCTCGAAGCACCAGGCCGTGGCCTCGCCGCCGGCGGAGTCGCCGTCGCTGACCACGGTCGCGTAGGGAGCCGGCTTGTCGCACGCGGCGACCAGCCCGAGAGTGGCCGCAGCCAGCGCAATCGCGACGCCACGCTTCGTCAGACGCATGTCCCGAGGTTAGCCAACGGCCTGCTGGGACCACTCGCTCGGGGCGGACGCCGGGGAGACCTCGGCCCGGTGGGCGGTCCAGGCCCAGGAGCCGACGCGCAGCGCCACCGCGCCGACCACGAGCCCGACCGCGAACAGCCCCCACGGGCCGGCCACCGGGACCAGCCCCAGGGCGCCGCCGCTCACCCAGGCCAGCTGGAGCATCGTCTCGGAGTGGGCGAACGCGCTCGCTCGGGACTCGTCGGGCAGCCGCTCCTGGATCACCGCGTCCACCGCGAGCTTGGCCAGGCCGCTGGCCAGCGCGGTCCCGAACGCCAGCACCAGCACGGCGGGCAGCGAGTAGAAGATCGCGGCCGCGATCGCGCCCAGCGCGACCCCGCTGACCGCGATCGCCCCCAGCAGCAGCGGACGGCGCAGCTTCAGCCGGGTACCGATCAGCGTGGCCACGAACGCGCCGGCGGCCAGCGCACCGGCCACCGCGCCCAGCGCCGCCACCGGCGTCAGCAGGAGGTCGTCCTCACGGGCCCGGAACGCGACGAACAGCGCGATGAAGCCGTACATCGCGCGGAGCGTCCCGCCCGCGGTGATCGCGGCCCAGACCGGCAGGTTCCACAGCCGCAGCGCCTCGCGGTGGGCGAGCAGCGCGAACACCCGGGGCGGCACCTCGGGCTTGTCCGAGTCGACCCCGGACGGCAACCGCAGCGACAGCACCATCCCGACGAAGAACAGCAGCGTGGCCAGGCGCAGCGGCCAGCCCGGCCCGAACGTCGCCAGCCCGGCGCCGACCGCACCGGCGATACCGCCGAAGATCGTCCCGGCCAGCGAGCCGCGGGCGTTCGCCTCGACCAGCGTGATCCGCGGGGGCAGCAGCCGGGGCACCGCCGCCGACCGCGCGACCCCGTACGACTTCGACATCACCAGCACGCCGAACGCGGCCGGGTAGAGCACCCAGGTGTCGATCTGGTCGGCGATCGCGAACGCGAGGAACCCGCGGGCCAGCATCGTGGTGGCCAGCGCCCAGCGGCGTCCGTGCCGGAACCGGTCGAGCACCGGCCCGACCAGCGGGGCCAGCAGCGCGAACGGCGCCATCGTGATCAGCAGGTAGAGCGCGACCCGGGTCCGGGCCTCGCCCACCGGCACGTCGAAGAAGATGGTCCCGGCCAGGCCGATCGCCACCAGCGCGTCACCGGCGCACGAGAGCGCGTGCAGGTCGAACATCTTGTGCAGCCCGGTCTGGTCGGCGCCGTCCGCGTTCCGGGCTCGTTGCACTCGGCACCACGCGGTCGCAACGGGGCCCCGGGAGCCCTTCCGCACCTCGTTGTCCGCTACCACGCCTCCATCGTTACCCACGCGGAGGCCCCACAGTCACCTACCGGGGGAGGGTTCATCCGTCCGGACGATGTCGCGTCGATTGAGTTCGGTGCCAAAACTGCACTACACGCCGATAGGAGACCGGGTTCCCTCCTCGCGAGGCTCGTGAGGAAGAATGAATACTGTGACGACCCGCACGGTGAACCGTCCCGCGGCAGCTGAGTCGACCGAGGACGGTGTGGTGACCGGGAACCCAGAGGCCGCTGACACCCCACGTGCGCGGCGGACGCCCCGCGCCATCAAGCTCGACACGGTCTGCGCGCAGGCCACCGACCTGGCCCGCGAAGCCGCCGTAGAGGTCGGCGGCGACATGGTCGGCGACCCGGTCGCGGTCAGCGCCGACGGCGAGCGGCTGGTGACCCACCGGTTCGCCGCGCTCCAGCCCGGCTACGCGGGCTGGTACTGGTCGGTCACCGTGACCCGGGTCCCGCGCTCGAAGCACGTCACGGTCAGCGAGGTCGCGCTGCTGCCGGGCTCCGACGCGCTGCTGGCGCCCGAGTGGGTGCCGTGGAGCGAGCGGCTGCGCCCCGGCGACCTCGGCGTCGGCGATCTGCTGCCGACCGCGCCCGACGACGACCGGCTGGTGCCCGGGTACGTGCTCTCCGACGACCCCGAGGTCGCCGAGGTCGAGTACGAGATCGGGTTCGGGCGACCGCGGGTGATGAGCCGGCTGGGCCGGGAGGAGACCGCCGACCGCTGGTACACCGGCACCTCCGGCCCGGAGAGCGAGCTGGCCAAGGCCGCGCCGGCCCGGTGCGGCAGCTGCGGCTTCTACCTGCAGCTGGCCGGTTCGCTCGGCGGGCTGTTCGGGGCCTGCGGCAACCTGTTCGCGCCCGACGACGGCCGGGTCGTCTCGGCCGACCACGGCTGTGGGGCGCACTCCGAGGCGCTGGTCGAGCCGGCGCCGCCGGTGCCGCCCGCGCCGATGGCGCTCGACGACGACCTCGAGGTCATCCGCACCGCGCACACGCCCGGCTCGGTGGAAGACACCGACGGCGAGCCTCTCGGCCACGGCTGATGGATTCCTTCGGGACGGCGGAACGGCGGGCCGCCGTTCTCGCCTCCTGGGCCGGTGTCGCGACCCGGTTCCGGGAGGACGCCAACGCGGAGGAGGAGCTCGTCCGCGGTGGCCTCGGCGGTTATGCCGACCGTCTGGTGGTGGAGCTCGCCCAGAACGCGTCCGATGCGGCCGCGCGCGCCGGCGTCCCCGGTTCGCTGCGTTTCTCGTACGTCGACGGCGTCCTGTCGGTCGCCAACACCGGTTCGCCGTTGGACGCGGCCGGAGTGGACGGCCTCACCTCGCTGCGTGCGTCAGCCAAGACCGACGTCAGGGAGCCCGGCACCGTTGGTCGCTTCGGCGTCGGGTTCGCGGCCGTGCTCGCGGTCAGCGACGCCCCCGAAGTGCGATCCAGCGCCGGTGGGGTGCGGTTCTCGGCCGAGCAGACCCGGGCCGAGGTATCGGCGCTCGGCGGCGCACCGGCCGCCGAGCTCGCCCGGCGGGGCGGGGCGGTGCCGGTCCTGCGGCTGGCCTGGCCGGCCGACGAGCCGCCGACGGCCGGCTACGACACCGAGGTACGGCTGCCGGTGCGGCCGGACGCGATCGAGCGGGTGCGGGCCATGCTCGCCGACGTCGAGCCGACGCTGCTGTTCGCGTTCCCCGGGCTGACCCGGCTCGAGATCGCCGTCGACGGCGCCGAGCGGGTCATCGAGCGGGCCGGGTCGGTCGGCAACACGGTGTCGCTGGCCTCGAACGGCGAGGTGACCACGTGGCTCGTGTCGTCCGACCAGGGCGACGTGCCGCCGGAGCTGCTGGCCGAGCGTCCGCTGGAGGAGCGGGCGGCCCTGGCCCGGTATTCGACGCTGGCCGCGATTCCGCTGGGTCGCCGTCTCAGCGGCGACACGGTTCTGCACGCTCCGTCGCCGACCGACGAGCCGCTCTCGCTGCCGATCCACCTGGCCGCGACGTTCCCGCTGGAGGTCTCGCGCCGCCGGGTGGCCCCGGGCGCGCTCACCGACTGGCTCGCCGCCCGGGCCGCCGACACGGTGGTCGCGCTGATCACGGCCGCGCCGCCGGCCGTCGAGACGCTCGCGCTGGTGCCCCGGCCGGGCCTGGGCCGGGCTCCGCTCGACGCGGCGATCTGCTCGCTGGTGCTGGCCGGTCTCCGCGAAGCGGAGTTCCTGCCGCTGGAGCCGGTCCCCGACGCGGTTCTGCCGTGGTCGGACGACGAGGTCGCGTTACTTGCCTCCGGCCTCGGCGACGCCTTCGGCCTCACCCCGCCCGCGGAGCCCGACCCGCTCTCGTCGACCGCCGACTCGGCCGCGCCGACCGCCGACTCGGCCGCCGTGTGGGATCGGGTGGCGCCGACGCGGGCGGTCACGGTCACCTCCGAGCTCGCGGCCACCGCCGACCTCCTCGCCGGCGCGCTGGCCGGGGTCGTCCCCGGGTTGCTGCCCGCCGACTGGTCCAGCCGCGCGGCCGCGCCGGCGCTGGACGCGCTCGGCGTCCGGCGGCTGACGGTCGCCGACGTAGTCGAGGCCGTGGCCGGCCTCGATCGGCCGGCCCCCTGGTGGGGCGACCTCTACCACGCCCTCGAACCCGCGAGCGCCGACCTGGACGCGCTCGCCGCGCTCCCGGTCCCGCTCACCGACGGACGCACGGTCACCGGCGTGCGGGGCGCGCTGCTCCCCGGACCGGACCTGGCCGCGATCGCCCCCGACACGCTCGCCCCGCTCGGCCTCCGGGTCGTCCACCCCGACGCGGTCGGCAGCGACCTGCTGACCCGCCTCGGCGCCCGCCCGGCCACCGTCGGCACGATCCTGGCCGACGAACGCGTCCGGGCCGCCGTCGCCGACTCTCTCGACGCCGACGAGCCCGAACCGCTGGCCGAAGCGATCCTCGCGCTCGTCGCCGCGGCCGGTATCCGCCCGGGCGACGAGCCCTGGCTGGCCGAGCTCGCGCTCCCGGCCGACGACGACTGGTACCCGGCCGGCGAACTGGTCGTACCCGGCTCGCCGCTGACCAGGGTCTTCGCCGGCATGGGCACCGACGACGCCCCGTTCGGCGTCGTCGACGAGGACTTCGCCAACGACGTGCTGGCCGCCCACGGTCCCGACGTGCTGGCCGCGGTCGGCTGCCTGACCACGTTCACCGTCCTCGACGCCGACGACATCGACGTCGTCGACCTGGCCGACCTCGGCGCGGACGACGCGGACCTGGACCTCGACGGCCTGGAGGAGTGGGCCGACGCGGTGATCGAGGCGATCGACCCGACCGGAACCGTCGGCGCGCCGCCCGGCACCCGGATCGAGAGCTTCCGCGCGATCCGCGACCTCGACCTGGTCGACGAAGACCAGTGGCCGGTCGCCCTGCAGCTGCTGGCCGAGGGCCCGCCCCGCGAGGTTCTGAACGCGACCGCCTACGCGCTGACGCCGGACGGCCGCCGGATCGAGGTCCCGGCCTACACCCGCTGGTGGCTGGCCCGGGAGCCGATCCTGGACGGCCGCGCGCCCGGCGAACTCCGCACCGGCGACGCGTTCGACCTCGACGGCCTGTACGACGTGGCACCGGACGACGTCGATCAGGCCCTGCTGCCGCTGCTGGGCTGCCGCACCGGCCTGCTCGACGCGATCGCCGCCGACCCGAACGACCTGCTGCGCCGCCTGGCCGACGCCGACCGCACCGCGGTGCCGCAGATCGTTCCGCTGGTCTACGCCCGGATCGCCGAGGCGCTGGCGGGCGCCCGGGTGGAGGCCCCGGCCCACGTCCGGGTCGCCCCCGACGCCGTCGCCGACACCGACCAGGTCGCGATCCTCGAC
Proteins encoded:
- the mqnB gene encoding futalosine hydrolase, which gives rise to MNLLVVTAVQAELDALGVDGLVGGVGPVAAAVSTAMALGSGTYDLVLSTGLAGGFAGRAPIGSIVVADTVRWADLGADTDEGFLDLAGLGLAGGDVLASPGGRWVTDALDLPVLTGEILTLSTMTGTDRRGAELASVHPSAVAEAMEGYGVAWAAQAAGVPWAELRAISNLVGRRDRSAWNIPLAFESLRTAVAALVRATVDS
- a CDS encoding HAD family hydrolase; translation: MPLTPPVVGFDLDMTLIDSRPGIGAVYDALAAETGVAIDTALVTSRLGPPLSVELANWFPAERVPAMVDRYRGLYASLAIGPSAALPGAVSALEAVHSHGGSTVVVTSKIARSAWLHVEHLGLAVDDLVGDVYAAAKGPALAERGAVVYVGDHTADIAAARAAGTVSVAVATGPFPADALRRAGADVVLDDLRAFPTWFADFSRPREPRGPRGS
- a CDS encoding DUF3027 domain-containing protein; this translates as MTGNPEAADTPRARRTPRAIKLDTVCAQATDLAREAAVEVGGDMVGDPVAVSADGERLVTHRFAALQPGYAGWYWSVTVTRVPRSKHVTVSEVALLPGSDALLAPEWVPWSERLRPGDLGVGDLLPTAPDDDRLVPGYVLSDDPEVAEVEYEIGFGRPRVMSRLGREETADRWYTGTSGPESELAKAAPARCGSCGFYLQLAGSLGGLFGACGNLFAPDDGRVVSADHGCGAHSEALVEPAPPVPPAPMALDDDLEVIRTAHTPGSVEDTDGEPLGHG
- the yidD gene encoding membrane protein insertion efficiency factor YidD, whose translation is MANETGWMLLAGWRRWRERRRAKRRRRRGHGGDSGDGWWACDLPACGGHGHHGGRDGCDGCDGCDGCDGCDCNFNLLSLGTLLLLIPFLRTQPTLKRQNTIPGRGGVLLIRGYQRKISRHLPTKCRYTPSCSEYGAQAVSWYGLADGSRLIAARIKRCTRAVPMGTPDPLQ
- a CDS encoding 1,4-dihydroxy-6-naphthoate synthase — encoded protein: MTMRMAFSPCPNDTFVFDAMVHGRIPGTPPVEVDFADVDVTNGAAERGEYDLVKVSYAALPWLLDQYTLLPCGGALGRGCGPLVLTRGSDSVAGKVVAVPGDRTTAYLLFRLWSADEPPAEVVVRPFHEIMPAVAAGEIDAGLVIHEARFTYQRYGLHSAKDLGDWWESTTGLPIPLGAILARKDLASRVGITPAEAARLVRASVEAAWADPSLSREYVLAHAQEMEDDVVDQHIGLYVNEFTRDLGDDGYAAVDALLGRAAEAGLVPRVTIPRLASV
- a CDS encoding cold-shock protein → MPSGKVKWFDPERGFGFLARDEGGDVFVHKGALPPGVTELKPGTRVEFGVAAGRKGDQALSVRVVDPLPSLVAQTRRPADELHGMVEDMIKVLEARVQPDLRNGRYPDRKSARKIAELVHAVARELEV
- a CDS encoding MFS transporter gives rise to the protein MQRARNADGADQTGLHKMFDLHALSCAGDALVAIGLAGTIFFDVPVGEARTRVALYLLITMAPFALLAPLVGPVLDRFRHGRRWALATTMLARGFLAFAIADQIDTWVLYPAAFGVLVMSKSYGVARSAAVPRLLPPRITLVEANARGSLAGTIFGGIAGAVGAGLATFGPGWPLRLATLLFFVGMVLSLRLPSGVDSDKPEVPPRVFALLAHREALRLWNLPVWAAITAGGTLRAMYGFIALFVAFRAREDDLLLTPVAALGAVAGALAAGAFVATLIGTRLKLRRPLLLGAIAVSGVALGAIAAAIFYSLPAVLVLAFGTALASGLAKLAVDAVIQERLPDESRASAFAHSETMLQLAWVSGGALGLVPVAGPWGLFAVGLVVGAVALRVGSWAWTAHRAEVSPASAPSEWSQQAVG